The following coding sequences lie in one Pungitius pungitius chromosome 18, fPunPun2.1, whole genome shotgun sequence genomic window:
- the LOC119226320 gene encoding eukaryotic translation initiation factor 4E-binding protein 2-like, with product MSAGTQTTGSRDIPSVRRVAIHDAAHMPQDYSTTPGGTLFSTTPGGTRIIYDRKFLLQCRTSPLARTPPNLPDIPGVTRALKPNSSIDTTRPEPTPSSNAAHHQHAEDHADAQFEMDI from the exons ATGTCAGCGGGAACCCAGACCACCGGCAGCCGGGATATCCCGTCCGTCAGACGGGTCGCCATCCACGACGCGGCGCACATGCCCCAGGACTACTCCACGACTCCGGGGGGCACGCTGTTCAGCACGACGCCCGGAG GCACCAGGATCATCTACGACAGGAAGTTCCTCCTGCAGTGTCGCACGTCCCCTCTGGCTCGTACGCCTCCCAACCTGCCGGACATCCCTGGAGTCACCAGGGCGCTCAAACCCAACTCCTCCATCGACACCACCCGACCCGAGCCGACACCGAGCAGCAACGCAGCGCACCACCAGCACGCCGAGGACCACGCAG ATGCCCAGTTTGAAATGGACATCTGA